The DNA window GAGCCGCCGTCGGCCGCGGCGGAGGGCGAGTAATGCCTGAGAGCCGTCCCAACCCAGGTGGCACGGGCGTGCCGCCCGTGCGCCCGGTCGACACCGCCGGGCCACAGACCAAGAAGGACGGCACCGATTTCCCCTACTCCGTCACCGTGGGGGCGGTGTACGACGGGCCTTTGGACCTGCTGCTCGACCTCATCCGCAAGCAGGACATCGACATCTACGACATCCCCATCGCCCGGATCACCGCGCAGTACCTGGCCTACGTGGAGCGGCTCAAGGAGCTGGATGTGAACCTGGCCGCGGAATTCATCTTCATGGCCGCGGTGCTCATCCAGATCAAGTCGCGCATGCTGCTGCCGCGCGACCCCGACGCCCCCGCCGACCAGCAGGACGACCCGCGCATGGACCTGGTCACCCGCCTGCTGGAGCACGAGAAGTTCAAGAACGCCGCCCAGATGCTGATGCAGAAACAGCAGCTGGAAGAAGCCGTCTGGTCGAATCCGGCGCTCAAGGAATTCAAGGACGCCGAGGGCGCCGAGCCCGAGCTGGCCGCCGACGTCGTGGACCTGGTGCGCACCTTCCAGCAGATCCTGGAACGCGCCAAGGAGCGCCCCGTGCTCCAGGTGGACGAGGAGACCGTCACCATCGCCCAGATGATGGATTACATCCGGCGGCGGCTGCTGATGGAGGACCGGCCGGTGCGCCTGAAATCGCTGCTGCAGTACACCCGTTCGCGCAACGCCCTGGTCTGCGCCTTCCTGGCCCTGCTGGAGATGGTGCGGCTGCAGGCCATCCTGCTGCGGCAGGACCGGATCTTCGGCGACGTTCTGGTGAAGAAACACACGATGTTCGACGCTATCATGTCCGACGAATCGGCCGTACGCGACGACTGGCGGTAAAGCAGTAGCTAGTAGTTGGTAGTTAGTAGCTAGGACGAGGATGAGTTTGAAGGGACAAATCGAGGCCATCATTTACGCCGCGGAAGAGCCGGTGTCGATCGAGCAGATCGCCGCCGCTCTCAAGGACCACGCCGGCGTCGAGGCGCCGGCGAGTGGTGAAGTCAAGGATCCACTGGCCGGGCTGAAGGCGCAGGTCCGCAACCTGGTCGAGGAACTCGCCCAGGAATATGCCGCCTCCGACCGGGGCATGGAGATCCGCCAGGTGGCGGGCGGATTCCGCATCTCCACCAAGCCCGAATATCACGATGTGGTGCGCTCCTTCGCCAAGTCGCTGAAGGCGCCGGTGCGCCTGTCGCTGCAGGCTCTGGAGACGCTGGCGGTCATCGCCTACAAGCAGCCGGTGACCGTGCCCGAGATCAGCGAGATCCGCGGGGTGGACTGCAGCGGCGTCATCGGCACCCTGCTCGACCGCAAGCTCATCACCACCGCCGGGCGCAAAGCGGTGGTCGGGCGGCCCATCCTCTACAAGACCACCAAGGATTTTCTGCTCCGCTTCGGCCTGAAGGACGTGTCCGAGCTCCCCAGCGTCGAAGAGTTCGAGAAGCTCGCTGCCGAAACCATCCAGGCGGACCTCTTCGCCACTCCGGAGCCGGTGCCGGACGCTACCGGAGTATCTGAATCGGCCGAGTCGGCGCCCGAAGCCGCCACGACGACCTCCGACGAAAACGCCGGGTAGCCTGACGTGCCCGAACTGCCCGAAGTCGAAACCGTAGTGCGCGGGCTCGCCCAGCGGGTCACCGGCGACATCGTGGAGAGCGTCTGGCTGAGCGGGAAACCGCAGTCCTTGAAATCGCCCGCGCGGGAGATCGCGCGCACCCTGGAGCGGGCCCGCATCGAGAAAATCCATCGCCAGGGCAAGCACATCGTGTTTGAACTGAGCCGTCAGCCATCAGCCGTCAGCCATCAGAAGAAGCACTCACAGTTCATCGTGCACCTGGGCATGACGGGAAGCCTGGTCGTCGCCCAACCCGACCTGCCAGTCGCCAAGCACACTCATGCCATTCTCAAGCTTGGCTCCGGCCGCGAGCTGCGCTTTGTGGATCCACGACGCTTCGGACGCCTGTCGGTCCACACCGACAGGAGATTCGAGGGCGTTGAGCCGTTCGACGTTGGCTTGGAAGCCTTCCGTTCGCTCTTCCGCAGGCGCAAGACGCCGATCAAGAGCGCGCTGCTGAACCAGAAGCTGCTGCGCGGCATCGGCAACATCTACGCCGACGAATCGCTATTCCGCGCCGGCATCCGGCCGCGCCGCCGCGCCGCTTCGCTCACCGGCGATGAACTGCAACGCCTCTACCGGGCCATCCCGGAAGTGCTCAACGAAGCCATCGCCGCCGGCGGCTCTTCGGTCTCCGATTACGTGGACGCAGCGGGTGAGGAAGGATCCTTCCAGCTTGAGCTGCAGGTCTATGGGCGCGAAGGCGAATCCTGCCTGGTCTGCCGCACAGCTATCAAGCGGGTAGTCGTAGCGGGGCGCAGCACACATTACTGTCCGAAATGCCAGAAGTAGGTTTCCCGTTTCGCGTTGCAGGTTTCGCGTTGACCTTGGAATAGAAGCGTGAAACGTGAGACTTGAAACGCGAAACGCGGCCCGCTTCTCCAGGCTGCTGATACTCTAAACTGTACTGCCATGACAGCCTTCGCCATCGGAGTGGACCTGGGCGGCACCAACCTGCGCATTGCGGCGGTGGATGAGGCCGGCCGGCTGATGGAGAAGATGACGCTGGGCGCCGAAGTCGGCCGGGGTCGCGAGCGCGTCATCGAGGACATGACCGCGGCCATCCGCGAGGTGGTGCAGAGATTCAACTCCGACCGGCTGCTGGGCATCGGTATCGGCGTCCCCGGGATCATCGACATCGAGACCGGGACGGTTCACCAGTCGCCCAACCTGCCCGACTGGCGCGACTACCCGGTGCGCGACGAGATCGAGAAGCGGCTGAACACGCGCGTCATCCTGGAGAACGACGCCAATGCGGCCGCTCTGGGCGAGCAATGGCTGGGCGCGGC is part of the Terriglobales bacterium genome and encodes:
- the scpB gene encoding SMC-Scp complex subunit ScpB yields the protein MKGQIEAIIYAAEEPVSIEQIAAALKDHAGVEAPASGEVKDPLAGLKAQVRNLVEELAQEYAASDRGMEIRQVAGGFRISTKPEYHDVVRSFAKSLKAPVRLSLQALETLAVIAYKQPVTVPEISEIRGVDCSGVIGTLLDRKLITTAGRKAVVGRPILYKTTKDFLLRFGLKDVSELPSVEEFEKLAAETIQADLFATPEPVPDATGVSESAESAPEAATTTSDENAG
- a CDS encoding segregation/condensation protein A, yielding MPESRPNPGGTGVPPVRPVDTAGPQTKKDGTDFPYSVTVGAVYDGPLDLLLDLIRKQDIDIYDIPIARITAQYLAYVERLKELDVNLAAEFIFMAAVLIQIKSRMLLPRDPDAPADQQDDPRMDLVTRLLEHEKFKNAAQMLMQKQQLEEAVWSNPALKEFKDAEGAEPELAADVVDLVRTFQQILERAKERPVLQVDEETVTIAQMMDYIRRRLLMEDRPVRLKSLLQYTRSRNALVCAFLALLEMVRLQAILLRQDRIFGDVLVKKHTMFDAIMSDESAVRDDWR
- the mutM gene encoding bifunctional DNA-formamidopyrimidine glycosylase/DNA-(apurinic or apyrimidinic site) lyase, with product MPELPEVETVVRGLAQRVTGDIVESVWLSGKPQSLKSPAREIARTLERARIEKIHRQGKHIVFELSRQPSAVSHQKKHSQFIVHLGMTGSLVVAQPDLPVAKHTHAILKLGSGRELRFVDPRRFGRLSVHTDRRFEGVEPFDVGLEAFRSLFRRRKTPIKSALLNQKLLRGIGNIYADESLFRAGIRPRRRAASLTGDELQRLYRAIPEVLNEAIAAGGSSVSDYVDAAGEEGSFQLELQVYGREGESCLVCRTAIKRVVVAGRSTHYCPKCQK